ATATGTGATTTAGGCTGGATGCTGGCGGTGTTATATGTTTATGGAAAATTTTAGGATGTCTTCACAGCATCCTGCTTTAGGCATCAGGATACTAGcataagaacatttttaaaacatcaaacaATGTTTTTCAAAAATCACTATCAGAGAACTGGACAGTGCATAAGAATGGTGCATTGCAAAAGCAGCATCCAGACTCGTTTTAAAAagctcaaaaaaaaaaccccatcaaCAACTTAACACAGAATGTGAAATCGCAAGCATAAACTCTCAGGCTAGTGGTAGGCCATAGAGACAAGGACTATGGTTTTAAGTTAAAACGGATTATGCCTGATTCTCAATATGACCAAATCTGTGAACACTTTAATCCAGAGATTTGGCAGAAGTGGCTGAAAAACCTGAAAAAAGCCCCAGATTTACAAAATAATCTGAAATCCATCCATCCGATagggactttaaaaaaaccaataTAAAGACAGTGCCTCTGTCTTTGAAAAACTAATACCTGCTCAGTGGCTGTGGTGGGacttgctaggcaaccacaacagtattgccagccttcaggccTTGGTTTGCCAGTACAAGGCAGGGCACGACCTTTCTGGGACTGTTTGACCTCTGAGGGAAGACTCAGCAGTGCCAGCAACCACAAAACAACTTGCTACCATGTGACTTGCATGTCTCAGCCAGTCCctgttaaaatcagagtccagtagcacctttaagaccaacaaagatttattcaaggcgtgagctttcgagtgtaagcacccttcgtcatttatttgttatatttctgcCACCGGCCCACAAGTGACAGTGTGATTTTTAGTTAGAgcttcagactagaatctgggtgGCCCAAATTCAAAACCccactcactgggtgatcttgggccagtccctctctctcccccctccctctctctcagcctaacctacttcacaggtttcttatatgagtataaaatggagaagggaagaataaTCTGCTTTAGGTCTCTGTTAGGGAGAAAAGCATGAGTATAAGTGAatcaaataagtaaaaataagagttttaaaaaattgtgtggGGAAACATTCTGTTTTGTGACACTGCATGAAGCACTGGATAAAGCGCAGAGGCCCTCTCTGCCTGAAAACTGTGCCTCTGACTGATAGAAGGACGCTGATGTGTGGTTTGAAAAAGGAAGGGATCCAGCTACATATAATTCAAATAAGAGGTAATGTaaaatgagagggggggggacgtTTTGATTCCCTTTTTATTCTAGCACCCTAAAAGTTTGTTTcagagatgggggtggggtgggaaggggttattaaaaaaaacaactttcctgATAGTCTCTTGATCTCTCTTTCCATGTGTTGCGAGTGTGAGAGGGGAAACCTGGCAAGAACCTCTGGCCCAAACCTTTACCTCTCTCATATTTGAATGTTGGAAGTGTTGGTGACACAGTTAATTCTGGAGTGCTTTTTTGTCTGGCCCCCTGCCCAGGTATGGCTTTGTTGAGTTTGATGATGTGCGAGATGCCGACGACGCCGTTTACGAGCTAAACGGCAAAGATCTATGTGGAGAGCGCGTCATTGTCGAGCATGCTCGAGGTCCTCGCCGTGACAGCAGTTATGGTTCCGGACGCAGTAAGCACTAACCTACCATTGTCTTGGTGatattttttgttttcctttctaaTTGAAACGTAGCATTTAAAAAATCgatgtaattttaatttttttccaatgTTTTTTTCAACCGTTTCTATCGAAGTAACATGCATTTATGACTTTTGCGATTGAATTgatgttaaaataaaattaaatgagttttaatctttttaatttttttgctaaaTATATGAATATGGATATGTTTGTAAATGTGATTGTTTAACATAGACTTAACAAAGACCTCAATGTTTCAATTAAGAGTCCTTTGAGGCTAAGATGACTGACTGCCTGTTCCATTTGCTGACCCTGGGTTGCCTTTCCATGAGTGGCTCTTTGACCATTGTGGCCCTTGGCTGATCCCAAAAAAGGAAGCCATGTGACGACCGCAACCTTGTCCCATTAGACGTGGGTGGTGAGGACCCCAAGGGTTAGAGACAGATGTGATTAGACTGAAATAGGTGCCTGAAAACCTTTATTCATGGCAAATATTCAGAAAACTTTAAATCAATGTAAGTAACATTAGTAACTGGCTATagtgatttgtttttgttttttttgttagcTTGTTGTTTTCATCAAAAGTTAATTTGTATTAAACTTAAGTTTAGCTGCATGTTGGATTTTTAATTGTAACTATAAATTATACAGCTGTATGCTAATATTCTAGATGTATGTGTAATGCACCTTTCTCATATCTGGTGCAATAgtgtatatatgcatatatgtttCAAAGAAAGGAGAATGTAGTTCAGGCTTGTGGGTGGGGagaatttaaatgtatttattaatgtatTGGGTAAActagtttttattttctttggatGGGGTGGTGTAGATTAAACAACCCGACTCCAGTACCTTAAGCTGAAGTATTGCCATCTGCTTATCGCCTCTTAAAGGTGGATATGGTTATAGAAGAAGTGGGAGAGATAAGTATGGTCCTCCAACCCGTACTGAATACAGATTGATCGTTGAAAATCTGTCAAGCCGTTGCAGTTGGCAGGATTTGAAGGTACGTAGCTGGTGGTTCTTAAGTTCAAAGATGGTAACTGAAGTCAAGTTAATTCATACCAGCATTCTCCATTATTATGGATGGGTGTGGAAGTTGGACGATaaggaaagctgacaggaagagatTCCATTGAAATGTGGAGTTGGAGGAGAGTTTCACAGATACATGGGttgcccaaaagacaaataagtgggttctagaacaaatcaaacctgaactttctggaagctaaaatgactagaCTAAGGCTATCATGCTTTGGTTACATTATGAGAAAGGTGTCAATGGAAAAAACaagaatgctaggaaaagttgaaggcatcaGGAAAAGCGGTAGACCACCCAacgtgagatggattgattcaatcaCGGAAAACATGGGCCTCAGCTTGGAAGATCTGAAAATGGCTATTAATGCTagaatgttttggaggacattaattcattgggtcaccatgtcagaagcaacttgatggcacttaacacacacacacaactggtgGGCCTCTGCTGATGGACAGTGAGTTTTAGCCGCTTAAACGGCAAGTCTGTTCTGGACTCTAAACTTCTGCTTGTGGCTCCACAGAGTAAGCAGCTCTTCCATGTTGCTCGTTGAATCCCTGTTCAGAATGGCTGTGCTATTGTTTTATAGCTTAGTGTACATATGTTGTACCCGAAAGCTTgtaccccccaaatcttgttggtctataagatgctactggactcaaatttgctATACTgttatgtgtgtgtaaagtgacatcaagttgcagccaaactATGgctaccccatagggttttcaaggcaagaaactaacagagatggtttaccattgccttcaaATACTAAACAGGGCCAATTCTGTTtatcttccaggatctgatgagatcaggctagcctgggccatccaagtcagcagTGTACAGTTTTACGCACCCATTTCTGCTgtgagcaggaatggagaaataGCATGCACATTTTCTAAACTGATCAATAAATGTATTCCCTAAGGAGAGTCAGTGCAATATAATGTTTAACATCTCAGGTTAGCATCTGTGAAACCCATAGAAGTGCAATGTTTACTTAGTAACTGTagcccacttcctcccccccccctttctgtttggcatagcagttaggagtgcggacttctcatctggtgagctgggtttgatttcatactcccccacatgcaaacagctgggtgaccgtgggctggccacagcactgataaagctgttctgaccaagcagtaatatcagggctctctcagcctcacctccctcacagggtgtctgttgtggggagaggaaagggaaggcggatgtaagctgctttgagactcctttgggtagagaaaagcagcatataagaaccaattcttcttcagtaatatcagggctctctcagcctcacctatctcacagggtgtctgttgtggggagaggaaagggaaggcgattgtaagtcgctttgagactccttctggtagaaaaaagcagcatgtaagaaccaattcttcttaaacCTTCCTCACAGGTGTTGTTAGAATCAAAAACTAAGGAAGAATATATGTCTCACCCTCAGTGCTTTGAAGGAAGGGCGAGGTGAAACTGTGCTGGACAAACAGAGTGGGACTTGCAATCTGTGGTCTTATCGTGAGTGGTAACCGAAATGCAGGATGGAAATACGTTTTGTAAATAGGTCCTGGGGTGAAGATCAAGATCACCCAAATGAGTTAGCCTTTCTCTCCTGCCCACATCATAAAAGCCAAGCCCACTATTCACATGCATCATCAAATGGGACAGGGTGGGGGGAACAGGCATCCTCTGGATTAATATGTATAAGCTTTTGTTCACTCTTTTCTTTCCGCTCCTAGGATTACATGCGTCAGGCAGGTGAAGTGACATATGCTGACGCGCACAAAGGGAGAAAGAATGAAGGGGTAATTGAGTTCAAATCCTATTCGGACATGAAAAGAGCATTGGAAAAGCTGGATGGGACTGAAGTAAATGGTAGAAAGATAAGGCTGGTTGAAGACAGGCCTGGATCTAGACGACGACGCTCTTACTCCCGAAGTCGAACTCATTCAAGGTAGGTCCGTCCCTGTTCATGAAATCAGTAtggcccagttctgcagggctgccATAGGGATGCAACCACAATGATGTTGGTGATGAGGAATCAGGTATATTTAAGGCGTGTGCTTCTAGTCTGGTTACAATCCAATCTATGTGGAGTTAATTCATTGATATCAAGACTGGAAGAACTCTTAAAGATTGCATTGCTAGATTTGCCTGTTGCCCACACATATATTTACAAAATGCTAGGCTAATCTTTCCATACCAACCTTCTCTCTACAAATTGCGAATAATCTGCTTCAGCAGGATTTAGGACACAGTTACTTAGACAGCGAGTGGCAACTacatactgtttatttatttatttatttagatttatataccgctctccccgaaggctcagtattTTCAATAGAGAGTccgtgtgatgtagtggttatgagcagcaggttctaatctggggaactggtgACCTtagcccactcctccacatgctgccagttgggtggacttgggctagtcacagttcttgtaGAGATTATTATGCAAACTGGAGGGATTTCAGTGCTGTCATTCTCTTTCCTTTCAGGTCTCGTTCTCGAAGCAGACACTCACGCAAAAGCCGAAGTCATAGTGGCAGTAGCAAAAGCAGCCATTCAAAAAGCAGGTCACGATCCAGGTACGGTGATGGGGTTTGCAGGGGAATTTTCTGTCTCCTGAGTGGCAGAGTTGATGAGTTTGCTGTTGATGCAGTCATCCATTTGGGCGACGGACGTATTTTCGTTTGCCCATGGAGATTTACGGCATCCGAGAGATTCCTGAAcactctgtgggacctgatgccctccagcgtctcCTTAggggccttggtggaggactgggagTCTCACTTGACGGCTGCCATTGACAATATTGTTCTTAGGCGCCCTCTCCCCCCTCACCGCAGACAGGTTccttggtattcccaggagctttgagagagaaagagggaggtgaGATGGCTAGaccgagtgtggcggaagactcatgACAAGACAACGAGGACATCTTATCACACACTTATAAGGGCGTATGAGATCGTGGTGGAGTGCGATTACTTTGCTGTGGAAAtcgcatccgctagctctcgcccggcacaattatatagggtagttcgatctcttactgccctcgaggaaggTCACCAAAATTGTAGTGAATTGGATCTacgctgtgaggcattagcaagcttttttgtggataaagtcttgtcgctccactgtgaccttactgccacaattgatacagaatgtgaattgGGAGCTCCATGGTCGACATGGGGGattacgtttgatggcttcagatggctctctttaactgaagtggacaaattgctagggtcagtgagggcgaccacttgacccctggatccctgtctgtcatggttggatcaggcagagtcatctgaaactcagcccctccaagacagaggtcctgtggctgggtagaaggggacaggatcaggaaacgCGTCTCCCCTGCATGGATGGGGTGCAACATAACatctgcaccaatggccaggaatttgggagtgttctttgatgcctctttatctgtggaggctcagaaggttgcccagacagcatttttccatctgcgccaagcacagctactgGTGCCCTATCtgcagaacacttggccacagtgatccaggcaacggtcacttccatattagacttctgtaactcactctacacgggcctgtccttgtccttgacctggaaattacaactggaaCAGAATGCGCAggcacgggtcctcactaggtcaccTAAGAAGGCCCATGTCTAGCCGTTggtgaggcagctacattggttaccagtttgcttctggatcaagttcaaggttttggttttgaccttcaaggctatatgtggcctagGTACTACCTATTGATGGGAtggcttatctccttatgctccctgcagagccattcgttctgcaggtatgaatttgctggtggtcccaagacctaaggaagcatgcctggcctcggccagggctttttcagtcctggcctttaactggtggaatgagctcccggaagagctgagagccctgatggaactctctggtttccgcagggcctgcaggatggagctcttccgccaggaatttggttgaggctaggctggGGACCAAGCAGTAAGATCGGGTTGTCGTCCCCCCCTTTTCTTGAGCAATCAGTACTCCCCTGGGCCAACATCACCTGACATCATTAATAGAATATCGTGACTGTAAACGGAGAGCTGAGCTGTGGGGTAGCTGAGGAGGGATTGTTTGTAGCCGCTATTGTAGATTTGTTGCGGGTTTTATGGGATACTGgattattttattatgtattttggtGCTTTTATGGTTAACCGTCACAAACCAGCTGAGCTGAAATTGGCAGTatacaagtctaataaataaataaattaaataagacaAATTAAGAACTTTTTTATCATAAGGAATGCAGGGTTTGGAAGGAAGGGTTGTATTGGCTTTCGGTTAGTGTCTTTCCCCCAGTCTTAAAAGTTTCCTGGTCATTCATGTTAGCTTTAAAATATAGTTAAGCAAGTTCTGTTGCTTTAGCATTTCTGTCTCCACCAGTTAGTTTAGCAGTTCATATATCTTGAGTGCTTGCTGCTCTGCTTATGGCGCATTGATAAGTGTCTGAGTGCTGCAAAAGCTAGATCGGTTTTGGTTAAGTATATTCTGCAGTCAGTCCTATGCAAGGAGTTTTGGAAGTATTGATACAAAAGGCAAGGAGACGGGTGCTGTAAGTGGCTTTTCCCAGTGGGAAACAAGCATTATAAATAGTATTGCCAGTCATTGCAAGGAAGACTGTTTTTGTGTGTTCTTAGGTCTGGATCCCAGTCCAGAAGCAAGAGCCGCAGCCGAAGCAAAAGCCGTAGTGGAGGCCAGAAGGAAAAAAGCCGGAGCCCGAGCAAAGAGGACAAGAGCAGGAGCCGCAGTGGGAGTGCAGAGAAGGCCCGCGGCAAAAGCAAGGACAAGCCCGAGGATGTGGTTCAAAACGATGATGACGAGCGGGCAAAGAGCAGGAGTCCCAGCAAGGAAAAGAGTAAGAGTAAAAGCAGGAGTAGGAGCGGTAGTAAAGAgagagcagaagaagaggagagggGGAGCGAAAGGAGGAGTAGgagcaaggagagagagaagagcagcAGC
Above is a window of Paroedura picta isolate Pp20150507F chromosome 5, Ppicta_v3.0, whole genome shotgun sequence DNA encoding:
- the SRSF4 gene encoding serine/arginine-rich splicing factor 4 isoform X1, yielding MPRVYIGRLSYQARERDVERFFKGYGKILEVDLKNGYGFVEFDDVRDADDAVYELNGKDLCGERVIVEHARGPRRDSSYGSGRSGYGYRRSGRDKYGPPTRTEYRLIVENLSSRCSWQDLKDYMRQAGEVTYADAHKGRKNEGVIEFKSYSDMKRALEKLDGTEVNGRKIRLVEDRPGSRRRRSYSRSRTHSRSRSRSRHSRKSRSHSGSSKSSHSKSRSRSRSGSQSRSKSRSRSKSRSGGQKEKSRSPSKEDKSRSRSGSAEKARGKSKDKPEDVVQNDDDERAKSRSPSKEKSKSKSRSRSGSKERAEEEERGSERRSRSKEREKSSSKARSRSKEGSRSRSRSKSKDKRKGRKRSREGSRSRSRSRSERSKRRSKRDSKSSSKKKKQEDQERSRSRSRSRSRSKDKENSKVESDKKEAKTEGEEMDTRRKSRSRSNSESKNIQSKSRSRSKSISKTRSQSKSRSRSASRSRSRSRSRSRSRS
- the SRSF4 gene encoding serine/arginine-rich splicing factor 4 isoform X2 → MANIQKTLNQCGYGYRRSGRDKYGPPTRTEYRLIVENLSSRCSWQDLKDYMRQAGEVTYADAHKGRKNEGVIEFKSYSDMKRALEKLDGTEVNGRKIRLVEDRPGSRRRRSYSRSRTHSRSRSRSRHSRKSRSHSGSSKSSHSKSRSRSRSGSQSRSKSRSRSKSRSGGQKEKSRSPSKEDKSRSRSGSAEKARGKSKDKPEDVVQNDDDERAKSRSPSKEKSKSKSRSRSGSKERAEEEERGSERRSRSKEREKSSSKARSRSKEGSRSRSRSKSKDKRKGRKRSREGSRSRSRSRSERSKRRSKRDSKSSSKKKKQEDQERSRSRSRSRSRSKDKENSKVESDKKEAKTEGEEMDTRRKSRSRSNSESKNIQSKSRSRSKSISKTRSQSKSRSRSASRSRSRSRSRSRSRS